A window of Streptomyces sp. DG1A-41 contains these coding sequences:
- a CDS encoding glucarate dehydratase family protein yields MNLAITDVRLTPILVADPPLLNTQGVHQPYTPRLIVEVVTADGVTGVGETYGDTKYLELARPFAERLKGRQVSDLNGLFAVADRVAVDASRVDSAVDVGGLRGVQTADKLRLSVVSAFEVACLDALGKTLGLPVHALLGGKVRDAVEYSAYLFYKWAGHPEGVACEKDDWGAAVDPAGVVAQARRFTERYGFTSFKLKGGVFPPDEEIAAVRALAEAFPGHPLRLDPNGAWSPETSLKVARELGDVLEYLEDPTLGTAAMAEVAERTGVPLATNMCVTTFAEVKEAFTTGAVGAVQVVLSDHHYWGGLRNTQQLAAVCRTFGVGVSMHSNTHLGISLAAMTHVAATVPDLHHACDSHYPWQSEDVLTERLAFEGGKVTVSDAPGLGVELDLERLAALHRRWLEDDGALRDRDDAAAMRVAAPEWVTPSMPRW; encoded by the coding sequence GTGAACCTCGCCATCACCGACGTACGGCTGACGCCGATCCTGGTCGCGGACCCGCCGCTGCTGAACACGCAGGGCGTGCACCAGCCGTACACACCCCGGCTGATCGTCGAGGTCGTCACGGCGGACGGCGTCACGGGCGTGGGGGAGACCTACGGCGACACCAAGTACCTGGAGCTGGCCCGGCCCTTCGCCGAGCGGCTGAAGGGACGCCAGGTCAGCGACCTGAACGGGCTGTTCGCGGTCGCGGACCGGGTCGCCGTGGACGCCTCCCGGGTCGACAGCGCCGTCGACGTCGGCGGGTTGCGCGGCGTCCAGACCGCCGACAAGCTGCGGCTTTCCGTCGTCTCCGCCTTCGAGGTCGCCTGCCTCGACGCCCTCGGCAAGACCCTCGGGCTGCCCGTGCACGCGCTGCTCGGCGGCAAGGTGCGCGACGCCGTCGAGTACAGCGCCTACCTGTTCTACAAGTGGGCAGGCCACCCGGAGGGCGTCGCCTGCGAGAAGGACGACTGGGGGGCCGCCGTCGACCCGGCCGGGGTGGTGGCACAGGCCCGCCGGTTCACCGAGCGGTACGGCTTCACCTCCTTCAAGCTCAAGGGCGGTGTCTTCCCGCCCGACGAGGAGATCGCGGCCGTCCGGGCGCTCGCCGAGGCGTTCCCCGGGCACCCGCTGCGGCTCGATCCCAACGGCGCCTGGTCCCCGGAGACCTCCCTGAAGGTGGCGCGGGAACTCGGGGACGTCCTGGAGTACCTGGAGGACCCGACCCTCGGCACCGCCGCCATGGCCGAGGTCGCCGAGCGGACCGGGGTGCCGCTGGCCACCAACATGTGCGTGACGACCTTCGCCGAGGTCAAGGAGGCGTTCACCACGGGCGCCGTCGGCGCCGTCCAGGTGGTGCTCTCCGACCACCACTACTGGGGGGGCCTGCGCAACACCCAGCAGCTCGCCGCCGTCTGCCGCACCTTCGGCGTCGGCGTCTCGATGCACTCCAACACGCACCTGGGCATCTCGCTCGCCGCCATGACCCACGTGGCGGCCACCGTCCCGGACCTCCACCACGCCTGCGACTCCCACTACCCCTGGCAGTCGGAGGACGTCCTCACCGAGCGGCTCGCCTTCGAGGGCGGCAAGGTGACCGTCTCCGACGCGCCCGGGCTCGGCGTGGAGCTCGACCTTGAGCGGCTGGCCGCACTGCACCGGCGGTGGCTGGAAGACGACGGTGCGCTGCGGGACCGCGACGACGCGGCGGCCATGCGGGTCGCCGCCCCGGAGTGGGTGACGCCCTCGATGCCCCGCTGGTAG
- a CDS encoding MmcQ/YjbR family DNA-binding protein produces the protein MTPQELRAFCLSFNAAAEDFPFSPEISVFKVRGKLFALSFLDARPLKVNLKCDPDDAIRLRREHEGLIVPGWHMNKRHWNTVTADGDLPDQLVRELIEDSYDLVVAGLPRADRLRLDRP, from the coding sequence GTGACCCCGCAGGAACTGCGCGCGTTCTGCCTGTCCTTCAACGCGGCGGCCGAGGACTTCCCGTTCAGCCCGGAGATCTCGGTCTTCAAGGTCCGGGGCAAGCTGTTCGCCCTGTCGTTCCTCGACGCGCGTCCCCTGAAGGTCAATCTCAAGTGCGACCCGGACGACGCGATCCGGCTGCGCCGCGAGCACGAGGGCCTGATCGTCCCGGGCTGGCACATGAACAAGCGGCACTGGAACACGGTCACGGCCGACGGGGACCTCCCGGACCAGCTGGTCCGGGAGCTCATCGAGGACTCGTACGACCTGGTCGTCGCGGGCCTGCCGCGAGCGGACCGCCTGCGCCTGGACCGTCCGTGA
- a CDS encoding hemolysin family protein — MSPQLALGAVALVVVAWLFACAEAGLARVSSFRAEEAVRSGRRGSVKLAKVAADPTRYLNVALLVRVACEMAAAALITYGCLMEFDNTTEALLIAIAVMVLVSYVAVGVSPRTIGRQHPLNTATVSAYILVPLARIMGPIPSLLILIGNALTPGKGFRRGPFASEAELRALVDLAEKESLIEDEERRMVHSVFELGDTLVREVMVPRTDLVVIERFKTIRQALTLALRSGFSRIPVTGESDDDIVGIVYLKDLVRKTHISRDAESEQVSTAMRPAFFVPDTKNAGDLLREMQKERNHVAVAVDEYGGTAGIVTIEDILEEIVGEITDEYDRELPPVEHLGKDRYRVTARLDIGDLGELYGLEAFDDEDVETVGGLLAKALGRVPIAGASAVVELPDGRELRLTAEAAAGRRNKIVTVLAEPVDPADSPQDEEEKPE; from the coding sequence ATGAGTCCGCAACTCGCCCTGGGCGCGGTCGCCCTGGTCGTCGTGGCCTGGCTCTTCGCCTGCGCGGAGGCGGGCCTCGCGCGTGTCTCCAGCTTCCGCGCCGAGGAGGCCGTGCGCTCCGGCCGCCGGGGCAGCGTCAAGCTGGCCAAGGTCGCCGCCGACCCGACCCGCTATCTGAACGTGGCGCTGCTGGTGCGCGTCGCCTGTGAGATGGCCGCCGCCGCGCTGATCACGTACGGCTGCCTGATGGAGTTCGACAACACGACCGAGGCCCTGCTGATCGCCATCGCGGTCATGGTCCTCGTGTCGTACGTCGCCGTCGGCGTGTCCCCGCGCACCATCGGCCGCCAGCACCCGCTGAACACGGCGACGGTCTCGGCGTACATCCTGGTGCCGCTGGCCCGGATCATGGGCCCGATCCCGTCGCTGCTCATCCTCATCGGCAACGCGCTCACCCCCGGCAAGGGCTTCCGCCGGGGCCCCTTCGCCTCCGAGGCGGAGCTGCGCGCGCTGGTCGACCTCGCCGAGAAGGAGTCGCTCATCGAGGACGAAGAGCGCCGCATGGTGCACTCGGTCTTCGAGCTGGGCGACACTCTCGTCCGGGAGGTCATGGTCCCGCGCACGGACCTGGTGGTCATCGAGCGCTTCAAGACCATCCGCCAGGCCCTCACCCTCGCCCTGCGCTCCGGCTTCTCCCGGATCCCGGTGACCGGCGAGAGCGACGACGACATCGTCGGGATCGTGTACCTGAAGGACCTGGTCCGCAAGACGCACATCAGCCGCGACGCCGAGTCCGAGCAGGTGTCCACGGCGATGCGCCCGGCGTTCTTCGTGCCCGACACCAAGAACGCGGGCGACCTGCTGCGCGAGATGCAGAAGGAGCGCAACCACGTCGCCGTCGCCGTCGACGAGTACGGCGGTACCGCCGGCATCGTCACCATCGAGGACATCCTCGAGGAGATCGTCGGCGAGATCACCGACGAGTACGACCGCGAACTGCCGCCGGTGGAGCACCTCGGCAAGGACCGCTACCGGGTCACCGCCCGCCTGGACATCGGCGATTTGGGCGAGCTGTACGGACTGGAGGCGTTCGACGACGAGGACGTCGAGACGGTCGGCGGTCTGCTGGCGAAGGCGCTGGGCCGGGTTCCCATCGCCGGTGCGTCGGCGGTCGTGGAACTCCCCGACGGCCGGGAACTGCGCCTGACCGCGGAGGCCGCGGCCGGCCGCCGCAACAAGATCGTGACGGTGCTGGCGGAGCCGGTGGACCCGGCGGATTCTCCCCAGGACGAGGAGGAGAAGCCGGAGTGA
- a CDS encoding protealysin inhibitor emfourin: protein MRIQVRRTGGFAGIERHAEVDTSGRPDAPEWHALAERAVAAGRSTPPIGVPDGFGYQITVDGKTVYAADPRLTDEQRKLISRVLKEGA, encoded by the coding sequence ATGCGTATTCAAGTGAGGCGCACGGGCGGGTTCGCGGGCATCGAGCGGCATGCCGAGGTGGATACCTCCGGCCGTCCCGATGCCCCCGAATGGCACGCCCTGGCCGAGCGAGCGGTCGCCGCCGGCCGGAGCACGCCGCCGATCGGGGTCCCGGACGGGTTCGGCTACCAGATCACCGTGGACGGGAAGACGGTGTACGCGGCCGACCCGCGGCTGACGGACGAACAGCGGAAGCTGATCTCGCGGGTGCTGAAGGAAGGTGCCTGA
- a CDS encoding GH1 family beta-glucosidase: protein MATDAGNPIPRFPAGFLWGVSTSAHQIEGAADEREPSVWDVFTAEPGRVKDGSTAAVACDHYHRHREDVALLAGLGVNAYRFSVSWPRVRSAKGLDFYDRLVDDLCAAGVRPVPTLFHWDLPADLDWLQRDTAARFAEYVSLVAGRLGDRVPQWITLNEPAEHTLLGHALGVHAPGRQLLFDALPAAHHQLLAHGLAVRALRASGATDIGIANSHGPTWAASTEAEDVDAAEFYDVLLNRLFADPLLLGRYPEGIGELMPGDVEADLEVIAEPVDWYGVNYYAPTRVGAPQGTDITFGGVAMPAELPFAVREITGHPVTDFGWPVVPEGLTELLTTFRDRYGDRLPPVVITENGCSYPEIDDQDRIAYLDGHIRALHRALEAGVDVRGYFVWSLLDNFEWAEGYARRFGLVHVDFETLQRTPKSSYRWFREVLRAQGTTA, encoded by the coding sequence ATGGCGACTGACGCAGGCAATCCGATCCCCCGCTTCCCGGCCGGCTTCCTCTGGGGCGTGTCGACCTCGGCGCACCAGATCGAGGGCGCGGCGGACGAACGCGAACCGTCCGTGTGGGACGTCTTCACGGCCGAGCCGGGCCGGGTGAAGGACGGCTCGACGGCGGCGGTGGCCTGCGACCACTACCACCGCCACCGCGAGGACGTGGCCCTGCTGGCCGGCCTCGGCGTGAACGCCTACCGCTTCTCGGTCTCGTGGCCCCGGGTGCGGTCCGCGAAAGGCCTGGACTTCTACGACCGGCTGGTGGACGACCTGTGCGCGGCGGGCGTCCGCCCGGTGCCGACCCTGTTCCACTGGGACCTGCCGGCGGACCTCGACTGGCTTCAGAGGGACACGGCCGCGCGCTTCGCCGAGTACGTCTCGCTGGTCGCCGGCCGCCTCGGGGACCGGGTGCCGCAGTGGATCACCCTCAACGAGCCCGCCGAACACACCCTGCTGGGCCACGCCCTGGGCGTGCACGCACCGGGCAGGCAGCTGCTGTTCGACGCGCTCCCGGCCGCCCACCACCAGTTGCTGGCCCACGGCCTGGCCGTACGGGCCCTGCGCGCCTCGGGCGCCACGGACATCGGCATCGCCAACTCGCACGGCCCGACCTGGGCGGCGTCGACCGAGGCGGAGGACGTGGACGCGGCCGAGTTCTACGACGTGCTGCTGAACCGTCTGTTCGCGGATCCGCTGCTGCTGGGCCGGTACCCGGAGGGCATCGGCGAGCTGATGCCCGGGGACGTCGAGGCCGACCTGGAGGTGATCGCCGAGCCGGTCGACTGGTACGGCGTCAACTACTACGCGCCGACGCGGGTGGGTGCCCCGCAGGGCACCGACATCACCTTCGGCGGCGTCGCCATGCCCGCCGAACTCCCCTTCGCGGTCCGGGAGATCACCGGCCACCCGGTCACCGACTTCGGCTGGCCGGTCGTGCCCGAGGGCCTGACCGAGCTCCTGACCACCTTCCGCGACCGCTACGGCGACCGGCTCCCGCCCGTCGTCATCACCGAGAACGGCTGCTCGTACCCGGAGATCGACGACCAGGACCGCATCGCCTACCTGGACGGCCATATCCGGGCCCTGCACCGGGCGCTGGAGGCGGGCGTCGACGTGCGCGGCTACTTCGTGTGGTCCCTGCTCGACAACTTCGAGTGGGCGGAGGGCTACGCACGCCGCTTCGGCCTGGTCCACGTCGACTTCGAGACCCTTCAGCGGACCCCGAAGTCGTCGTACCGCTGGTTCCGGGAGGTACTGCGAGCCCAGGGGACTACGGCTTGA
- the era gene encoding GTPase Era, with amino-acid sequence MGAMSVRTQSSEEPAEAVHRAGFACFVGRPNAGKSTLTNALVGQKVAITANQPQTTRHTVRGIVHRPDAQLILVDTPGLHKPRTLLGERLNDVVRTTWAEVDVIGFCLPANEKLGPGDRFIAKELASIRKTPKIAIVTKTDLVDGKTLAEQLIAIDQLGKELGFEWAEIVPVSAVGDKQVGLLADLIVPLLPEGPALYPEGDLTDEPEQVMIAELIREAALEGVRDELPHSIAVVVEEMLPREDRPADKPLLDIHAFVYIERPSQKGIIIGPKGKRLKEVGIKSRKQIEALLGTPVFLDLHVKVAKDWQRDPRQLRKLGF; translated from the coding sequence ATGGGCGCCATGAGCGTTCGTACCCAGTCATCCGAAGAGCCTGCCGAAGCTGTCCACAGGGCTGGCTTCGCCTGCTTCGTGGGCCGCCCCAACGCGGGCAAGTCCACCCTCACGAATGCTCTGGTCGGCCAGAAGGTGGCGATCACGGCGAATCAGCCGCAGACGACGCGGCACACCGTGCGGGGCATCGTGCACCGCCCCGACGCCCAGCTGATCCTGGTCGACACCCCGGGGCTGCACAAGCCGCGCACGCTGCTGGGTGAGCGGCTGAACGACGTCGTGCGCACGACGTGGGCCGAGGTGGACGTGATCGGCTTCTGCCTGCCGGCGAACGAGAAGCTCGGCCCCGGCGACCGCTTCATCGCGAAGGAGCTGGCGTCCATCCGGAAGACGCCGAAGATCGCGATCGTCACGAAGACCGACCTGGTGGACGGCAAGACGCTCGCCGAGCAGCTCATCGCGATCGACCAGCTCGGCAAGGAGCTCGGCTTCGAGTGGGCGGAGATCGTCCCGGTGTCGGCGGTCGGCGACAAGCAGGTGGGCCTGCTGGCCGACCTGATCGTCCCCCTCCTGCCGGAGGGCCCGGCGCTCTACCCCGAGGGTGACCTGACCGACGAGCCCGAGCAGGTCATGATCGCGGAACTGATCCGGGAGGCCGCGCTGGAGGGCGTCCGCGACGAGCTGCCCCACTCCATCGCCGTGGTCGTCGAGGAGATGCTCCCCCGCGAGGACCGCCCCGCCGACAAGCCCCTCCTCGACATCCATGCCTTCGTCTACATCGAGCGCCCCAGCCAGAAGGGCATCATCATCGGCCCCAAGGGCAAGCGCCTGAAGGAGGTCGGCATCAAGTCCCGCAAACAGATCGAGGCACTGCTCGGCACCCCGGTGTTCTTGGACCTCCACGTGAAGGTCGCAAAGGACTGGCAGCGGGATCCGAGGCAGCTGCGCAAGCTGGGGTTCTGA
- a CDS encoding helix-turn-helix transcriptional regulator has product MNDARSGTGAGAPTVLRMILGRRLHEARQAAGLSLDDAAKALRVTPLTIRRLEKAEVGLKILYVEKLLQTYGAGQQEIDEFVTLAERANEPGWWHPYRDVMPSWFTAYVSLETGARTLRTYEPQYVTGLLQTPGYARAVLRGGFPNDDEEDLQRRVELRLRRQSLLTKPDAPTLWVVMEEAVLHRVVGGPEVMREQIDRLLEASELEHVSVDIVPFDAGAHVGACAPFTYFRFEERELPDIVYSEILSASVYLDQRADVVAHLEAHNRLSLKTSSADSKALLNRMRKEYS; this is encoded by the coding sequence GTGAACGACGCGCGATCAGGCACCGGCGCCGGCGCGCCCACCGTTCTCCGCATGATCCTGGGACGCCGTCTCCATGAGGCACGGCAGGCCGCGGGCCTCTCCCTCGACGACGCGGCCAAGGCCCTGCGCGTCACCCCGCTGACCATCCGCCGCCTGGAGAAGGCCGAGGTCGGCCTGAAGATCCTCTACGTCGAGAAGCTGCTCCAGACCTACGGGGCGGGGCAGCAGGAGATCGACGAGTTCGTCACCCTGGCCGAGCGGGCCAACGAACCCGGCTGGTGGCACCCGTACCGCGATGTGATGCCGTCCTGGTTCACCGCCTACGTGAGCCTGGAGACCGGAGCCAGAACACTGCGCACCTATGAGCCGCAGTACGTCACGGGCCTGCTCCAGACGCCCGGGTACGCGCGGGCCGTGCTGCGCGGGGGCTTCCCGAACGACGACGAGGAGGACCTTCAGCGGCGCGTGGAGCTGCGGCTGCGCCGCCAGAGCCTGCTCACGAAGCCGGATGCGCCCACGCTGTGGGTGGTGATGGAGGAGGCCGTGCTGCACCGGGTGGTGGGCGGCCCCGAGGTGATGCGCGAGCAGATCGACCGGCTCCTGGAGGCGTCCGAGCTGGAGCACGTCAGTGTCGACATCGTGCCGTTCGACGCGGGCGCCCACGTCGGGGCGTGCGCGCCCTTCACCTACTTCCGGTTCGAGGAGCGGGAGCTGCCCGACATCGTCTACAGCGAGATCCTCTCCGCGTCCGTCTACCTCGACCAGCGCGCCGACGTCGTGGCCCATCTGGAGGCCCACAACCGGCTGTCGCTGAAGACCTCGTCCGCGGACAGCAAGGCGCTGTTGAACCGCATGCGGAAGGAGTACTCATGA
- the ybeY gene encoding rRNA maturation RNase YbeY, which translates to MSIDVNNESGTEVDEQAILDIARYALARMRIHPLSELSVIVVDAAAMEQLHIQWMDLPGPTDVMSFPMDELRPPSKDDDEPPQGLLGDIVLCPEVAEKQGKEADTQHSMDEELQLLTVHGVLHLLGYDHEEPDEKAEMFGLQAAIVDGWRAERGLTGPSPAPTVS; encoded by the coding sequence ATGTCGATCGACGTCAACAACGAGTCCGGAACCGAGGTCGACGAGCAGGCGATCCTCGACATCGCCCGTTACGCGCTCGCGCGGATGCGCATCCACCCGCTCTCCGAGCTCTCGGTGATCGTCGTGGACGCCGCCGCCATGGAGCAGCTGCACATCCAGTGGATGGACCTGCCGGGCCCCACGGATGTCATGTCCTTCCCGATGGACGAGCTGCGCCCGCCGTCCAAGGACGACGACGAGCCGCCGCAGGGGCTGCTCGGAGACATCGTGCTGTGCCCCGAGGTCGCGGAGAAGCAGGGCAAGGAAGCGGACACGCAGCACTCCATGGACGAGGAGCTGCAACTGCTCACCGTCCACGGCGTGCTGCACCTGCTGGGCTACGACCACGAGGAACCGGACGAGAAGGCCGAGATGTTCGGCCTCCAGGCGGCCATCGTGGACGGCTGGCGCGCGGAGCGGGGCCTGACGGGCCCGTCCCCGGCGCCGACGGTCTCGTAG
- a CDS encoding SAM-dependent methyltransferase: protein MTNSQATRDIDTSRPHSARMYDYYLGGKDHFEVDKQAAERVAAAYPAIFVCARENRAFMHRATRVLAREHGIRQWLDIGTGIPTEPNLHQVAQSVVPDARVVYADNDPLVLKYAERLMRSSAEGRTTYIEADVNDPQALLKAPELADVLDLSRPVALSLNALMHFVTDAQDPYGIVRRLLDALPSGSALALSHCTPDFDPSTWQKVTDIYTTAGTPVQFRSREDVARFFDGLELLEPGVAVGHRWRPDPTDGDAPTDAEVSLWTGVGIKP from the coding sequence ATGACCAACTCGCAGGCCACGCGGGACATCGACACCAGCAGGCCGCACTCCGCCCGCATGTACGACTACTACCTCGGCGGCAAGGACCACTTCGAGGTCGACAAGCAGGCGGCCGAGCGAGTCGCCGCGGCCTACCCCGCCATCTTCGTCTGTGCCCGCGAGAACCGGGCCTTCATGCACCGGGCCACCCGCGTCCTCGCCCGCGAGCACGGCATCCGCCAGTGGCTGGACATCGGCACCGGCATCCCCACCGAGCCCAACCTGCACCAGGTGGCCCAGTCCGTGGTCCCCGACGCCCGCGTGGTCTACGCCGACAACGACCCCCTGGTCCTCAAGTACGCCGAGCGCCTGATGCGCAGCTCGGCCGAGGGCCGTACGACGTACATAGAGGCGGACGTCAACGACCCCCAGGCGCTCCTGAAGGCACCCGAACTGGCCGATGTCCTGGACCTGAGCCGCCCGGTCGCGCTGTCCCTCAACGCCCTGATGCACTTCGTCACCGACGCCCAGGACCCGTACGGCATCGTGCGCCGCCTGCTGGACGCCCTGCCCTCGGGCAGCGCCCTGGCGCTGAGCCACTGCACGCCCGACTTCGACCCGTCCACCTGGCAGAAGGTCACCGACATCTACACCACGGCCGGCACCCCGGTGCAGTTCCGCTCCCGGGAGGACGTCGCCCGCTTCTTCGACGGCCTGGAGCTGCTCGAGCCGGGTGTCGCCGTCGGCCACCGCTGGCGGCCCGACCCCACCGACGGCGACGCCCCGACGGACGCCGAGGTCAGCTTGTGGACCGGGGTGGGCATCAAGCCGTAG
- a CDS encoding PfkB family carbohydrate kinase, which produces MIASTAPAGKGSHRQNQVDPLAPLRAPDDPPWDVYLTGTVFLDIIFTGLDSAPVRGTESWARGMGSSPGGVANMATALARLGLRTSLAAAFGDDHYGDYCWDALEHGEGIDLSPSRTVPGWHSPVTVSMAYEGERTMVSHGHEPPPEEPAPECPPRARAAVASLAPGVSAPWIAQAASKGTRVFGDVGWDDTGAWDLAALPDLRYCEAFLPNAEEAMRYTGADCPRAAAHALTEYVPLAVVTLGADGAYAVDRRTGETAEVPAIEVEALDPTGAGDVFVAGFVTGTLADWPLADRLAFAGLTAALSVQEFGGSLSAPGWSEIAAWWRRVQSVEGQDPAALRRYGFLAGLVSEELLRPWPLRRAVPTIGFRRSA; this is translated from the coding sequence GTGATCGCGTCCACCGCCCCGGCAGGAAAGGGATCGCACCGCCAGAACCAGGTCGATCCCCTCGCCCCGCTGCGCGCGCCGGACGACCCGCCCTGGGACGTCTATCTCACCGGCACCGTCTTCCTCGACATCATCTTCACCGGGCTCGACTCCGCCCCGGTGCGCGGGACCGAGTCCTGGGCGCGCGGGATGGGGTCGAGCCCCGGCGGCGTCGCCAACATGGCCACCGCGCTGGCCCGCCTCGGCCTGCGTACGTCCCTCGCGGCGGCCTTCGGCGACGACCACTACGGCGACTACTGCTGGGACGCCCTGGAGCACGGCGAGGGCATCGACCTCTCCCCGTCGCGCACGGTGCCCGGCTGGCACTCCCCGGTGACGGTCTCGATGGCCTACGAAGGGGAGCGCACGATGGTCTCGCACGGCCACGAGCCGCCCCCGGAGGAGCCCGCCCCCGAGTGCCCGCCCCGCGCGCGTGCCGCCGTCGCCTCCCTCGCCCCCGGCGTGAGCGCGCCCTGGATCGCCCAGGCCGCGAGCAAGGGCACGCGGGTCTTCGGTGACGTCGGCTGGGACGACACCGGCGCCTGGGACCTGGCGGCGCTGCCCGACCTGCGGTACTGCGAGGCGTTCCTGCCGAACGCGGAGGAGGCCATGCGGTACACGGGCGCGGACTGTCCGCGGGCGGCGGCGCACGCGCTGACCGAGTACGTGCCGCTCGCGGTGGTCACGCTCGGGGCGGACGGTGCGTATGCGGTGGACCGGCGTACGGGGGAGACGGCGGAGGTGCCGGCGATCGAGGTCGAGGCGCTCGATCCGACCGGGGCGGGGGACGTGTTCGTCGCCGGGTTCGTCACGGGGACGCTGGCGGACTGGCCGCTGGCGGACCGGCTGGCCTTCGCCGGGCTGACCGCGGCGCTGTCCGTACAGGAGTTCGGGGGGTCGTTGTCGGCGCCGGGGTGGTCGGAGATCGCGGCGTGGTGGCGGCGGGTGCAGTCGGTGGAGGGGCAGGATCCGGCGGCGTTGCGGCGGTACGGGTTCCTGGCGGGGCTGGTGTCGGAGGAGTTGCTGAGGCCCTGGCCGTTGCGGCGTGCCGTACCGACCATCGGGTTCCGGCGCTCGGCGTGA
- a CDS encoding ATP-binding protein: protein MSPHTTSTPRFLDAVHPGRTHWLELPPHRTSVRVARQATQARLASWHVPDEVCADALLLVSELVTNAVLHTAGERILCGVSRMTDERFRLEVHDGDLTGRGIPDCCPGLDDEGGRGLLLVREIADSWGVARSPLTGGNAVWASLATAS from the coding sequence GTGTCCCCCCACACGACTTCCACCCCCCGGTTCCTGGACGCGGTGCACCCGGGCCGCACCCACTGGCTGGAACTGCCGCCCCACCGGACCAGCGTCAGAGTCGCCCGTCAGGCCACGCAGGCGCGGCTGGCCTCGTGGCACGTGCCGGACGAGGTGTGCGCGGACGCCCTCCTGCTCGTGTCCGAGCTGGTGACCAACGCCGTGCTGCACACGGCCGGCGAGCGGATCCTGTGCGGCGTCAGCCGGATGACGGACGAGCGCTTCCGGCTGGAGGTGCACGACGGCGACCTCACGGGCCGCGGCATACCCGACTGCTGCCCCGGCCTCGACGACGAGGGCGGCCGCGGCCTGCTGCTCGTGCGCGAGATAGCCGACAGCTGGGGAGTCGCCCGCTCGCCCCTCACCGGCGGCAACGCGGTGTGGGCGAGCCTGGCGACGGCGTCGTGA
- a CDS encoding PhoH family protein → MRFIDSIEPAGREETVCIQVAAEDSLYVTQDHLLTHNTLNDAFIILDEAQNTSPEQMKMFLTRLGFDSKIVITGDVTQVDLPDGTKSGLRQVQDILDGVEDVHFSRLSSHDVVRHKLVGRIVDAYEQYDTKHGTQNGAHKGRGKSGHKGK, encoded by the coding sequence ATGCGCTTCATTGACAGCATCGAACCGGCGGGCAGGGAGGAGACCGTCTGCATCCAGGTGGCGGCCGAGGACTCGCTGTACGTCACCCAGGACCACCTGCTGACGCACAACACGCTCAACGACGCCTTCATCATCCTGGACGAGGCCCAGAACACGAGCCCCGAGCAGATGAAGATGTTCCTCACCCGCCTCGGCTTCGACTCGAAGATCGTGATCACGGGTGACGTGACGCAGGTCGACCTCCCGGACGGGACGAAGAGCGGGCTGCGGCAGGTGCAGGACATCCTGGACGGCGTCGAGGACGTCCACTTCTCCCGGCTGTCGTCCCACGACGTGGTCCGGCACAAGCTGGTGGGCCGTATCGTCGACGCGTACGAGCAGTACGACACCAAGCACGGCACCCAGAACGGCGCCCACAAGGGCCGCGGCAAGTCCGGGCACAAGGGGAAGTAG
- a CDS encoding DUF397 domain-containing protein, giving the protein MTIAEGAVYNGMPASDLGEQGWERPWSGPNGGQCVETKQLADGRVAVRQSADPAGPALIYTPEEITAFVAGVKQGLADHLTAH; this is encoded by the coding sequence ATGACCATCGCCGAGGGCGCCGTCTACAACGGGATGCCCGCGTCGGACCTCGGGGAACAGGGCTGGGAACGTCCGTGGAGCGGCCCCAACGGGGGCCAGTGCGTGGAGACGAAGCAACTCGCCGACGGCCGCGTGGCGGTTCGGCAGTCGGCGGATCCCGCCGGTCCCGCGCTGATCTACACGCCCGAGGAGATCACCGCGTTCGTCGCGGGGGTCAAGCAGGGCCTCGCCGACCATCTCACGGCCCACTGA
- a CDS encoding cytidine deaminase: MTDSSALDPEDRKIVTLARSARARNGVPEGAAVRDETGRTYVAGTVALDSLKLSALQTAVAMAVASGARSLEAAAVVTEAETVSAEDRAAVRDLGGAETPVLMAGPDGTVRTTVTAG; this comes from the coding sequence ATGACCGACAGCAGCGCGCTCGACCCCGAGGACCGCAAGATCGTCACCCTGGCCCGTTCCGCGCGGGCCCGCAACGGCGTGCCCGAGGGGGCGGCCGTACGGGACGAGACCGGACGTACGTATGTCGCGGGGACCGTGGCCCTCGACTCCCTGAAGCTCAGCGCCCTCCAGACGGCGGTGGCGATGGCGGTGGCCTCGGGCGCCCGGTCGCTGGAGGCGGCGGCGGTCGTGACGGAGGCGGAGACCGTGTCCGCCGAGGACCGGGCGGCCGTACGGGATCTGGGGGGCGCTGAGACGCCGGTACTGATGGCCGGGCCCGACGGGACGGTCCGGACCACGGTCACCGCCGGCTGA